From the genome of Mastomys coucha isolate ucsf_1 unplaced genomic scaffold, UCSF_Mcou_1 pScaffold6, whole genome shotgun sequence, one region includes:
- the Isca2 gene encoding iron-sulfur cluster assembly 2 homolog, mitochondrial, whose translation MAAARALALTAEAVRAVVPRRRERLLAVFPRLLTRWETTSSIPEAGEGQIRLTDSCVQRLLEITEGSEFLRLQVEGGGCSGFQYKFSLDTVINPDDRVFEQGGARVVVDSDSLAFVKGAQVDFSQELIRSSFQVLNNPQAQQGCSCGSSFSVKI comes from the exons ATGGCGGCCGCCAGGGCCTTGGCCCTAACTGCCGAGGCGGTCAGGGCTGTCGTTCCTAGGCGCCGGGAAAG GCTCCTCGCCGTCTTTCCCAGGCTTTTGACCCGCTGGGAAACAACGTCCTCCATTCCAGAGGCTGGCGAGGGACAGATCCGCCTCACAGACAGCTGCGTCCAG AGGCTTCTGGAAATCACCGAAGGGTCAGAATTCCTCAGGCTGCAAGTAGAGGGAGGTGGATGCTCCGGATTCCAATACAAATTTTCACTGGACACAGTTATTAACCCGGACGACAG GGTATTTGAACAGGGTGGGGCAAGAGTGGTGGTTGACTCTGATAGCTTGGCCTTCGTTAAGGGAGCCCAGGTGGACTTCAGCCAAGAACTAATCCGAAGCTCTTTCCAAGTGTTGAATAATCCTCAAGCCCAGCAAGGCTGCTCGTGTGGGTCATCCTTCTCTGTCAAAATCTGA